Within the Novosphingobium sp. SL115 genome, the region CATAGACCGGCATGGCGGGCACTTCACCATCGGCGGCATCCACCACATCGGCGGTGAAGATAGGGCCGGACAGGCGGTTTGCGCCCAGTACGCCATCAAGCGGCGGGTTGATTCGGCCAACCTTCCAGCCTGCCACAGGGCGACCGTCGATCATGATCGCGCGGTCCTGAATGGTATAGGCGGTGCCCAGTTCGCGCGGGGTGATGCCGGGATAGACCGGCAGCGCACGGGCTTCGCGGCGGGCGCTGACAAATGCATGCGCCACGGTTTCGGGCGCGCTCATTTCCGCCTGTTCGTTCAACTCTATCCCCATTCCCATGTCCTTCGATCAACCGGCTGCGTATAGGAAACCGGTGTCATTAACAAGTGTCCGTGTAGAGCGCCTATCCCGTTTGCGGGTGGTTCGCGCCCATCGGTCCGGCGTTGTTGTCGATGTTGGTAACCGGTGTCATTGGTGGTAGCATTGCAATTGTGCCGATGCAACGGCTAGGACGGGCCATGCGCTGACACCGGTGGAGCGCAAGAGATGGGCGGGAATGGCGTGAAGGCGAAACGCGAAGGCAAGCCGACGATCAACGACGTGGCGCGCATCGCGGGCGTTTCGAAAAAGACCGTCAGCCGGGTTATCAACCGGTCGCCGCTGCTGAACGAAGCGACGCGCGAAAAGGTGGAAGCGGTGATTGCGGACCTGGGTTACGTGCCCAATCCGCAGGCCCGCGCGCTGGCGCTGCGGCGCAATTTCCTGATCGGACTGATCCATGACAACCCCAATGCGCAGATGGTGCTGGGGGTGCAGGAAGGCATTCTTTCGGCGATTCGCGACACCGAATTTGCGTTGGTGGTGCGCCCGGTGAACCGCCGTTCGCCCGATATGCTGGACGATGTGCGCAGCTTTCTGGAACAGCAGCGCCTGTTTGGCGTGCTGCTGCTCCCGCCGATTTCCGAAAACGATGATCTGGCGGCCTTGTGCGAGGAACTGGGCGTAAGCTGGGTGCGCATGGGGTCGGCGCGACTCGATGGCGATGAGCATATGGTTGCGTCCAACGACCGCGAGGCGGTGGGCAAGGCAGTGGGCTATCTCATCGAGCGCGGCCACCGGCACATCGGCTTTGTTGCCGGGCCGGAAGGGTTCCGTTCGGCGGCGGAGCGCGAGCAGGGCTATCGTGATGCGATGGCGGCGGCGGGGCTGGCGCTGGACCCGGCGGTGATGGCCGAGGGCAACTATACCTTCGAAACCGGGCACGCGGCGGGGGAACGCCTGCTGGCGGCAGATCCGCGCCCCACCGCGATCTTTGCCAGCAACGATGAAATGGCGGCAGGCGTGCTGCACGCCGCGCGCGAACAGGGCATTGTCGTGCCCGATGCGCTGTCCATCGTGGGTTTCGACGATACCGCGATTGCCGCACATATCTGGCCCCCGCTGACCACGGTGCGCTGGCCCATCGTGGCCATGGCCAAGGCGGCGGCGTTGAAGCTGATCGACCCGGCGGATGCGCGCAAGCAGCCTTCGCATTTCTTGTCTGACCTGATCGAGCGGGCTTCGGTGGCTTCGGTCTGAACCAGTGACCCATGCTCCGATGCATAGCCCAAGAATGGGCTTGCGTGATTTTATGACACCGGTTACCTACGAGACAACTTTGACACATCGACCCACCGGACGCAGATGCCGGAGCAAGAGGGGATTTCCATGAAGATCGCGCTCATCATCGAAAACAGCCAGGCCGCCAAGAGCAGCCTTGTCCACGAATCGCTGACCGCCGTGGCACAGCCGCTGGGCCATGAAGTTTTCCATTACGGCATGTACACGCCTGAAGATAAGGCTTCGCTGACCTATGTGATGAACGGGCTGCTGACCGGCATCCTGCTTAATTCCGGCGCGGCTGATTTCGTGGTGACCGGTTGCGGCACGGGCATGGGTTCGATGCTCGCGGCCAATGCCATGCCGGGCGTGTTCTGCGGCCTGGTGATCGACCCTACGGACGCTTTCCTGTTCGGCCAGATCAACGACGGCAATGCCATTTCGATGCCCTATTCCAAGGGCTTTGGCTGGGCCGCCGAACTGAACCTGCAGGACGTTTACGCCAAGCTGTTCGATGGCGAACGCGGCCTTGGTTATCCTAGGGAACGTGCGGCGATCATGAAAACCAACCGCGGCATCCTGAAGGATCTGAAGGCGGCTTCGTGCCGTGACATGCTGACCGTGCTGAAGACGGTGGATCAGGACCTGCTGAAGGCCACCGTGGCTGGCGAGAAGTTTGCCGAATACTTCTATGCCAACTGCAAGGACGAGGCGATTGCCGCCTACTTGCGTGAAGTGACCGCCTGAACACCTGCGGCCAGAAAACCTGCGACCAGCACACCTGCGCAACGCGGGAGAGGATATAATGAGCAGCTTTGATCTTTCAGGCCGCGTCGCGGTCGTCACCGGCGCGAACACCGGGATCGGACAGGGTATTGCCGTGGCGCTGGCGGCGGCGGGGGCAGATATTGCAGCCGTTGGCCGCACCCCTGCGGAAGAAACCGCTGCACTGGTGCGGGGCCTTGGTCGCAAGTGCGAACTGGTGGGGGCGGACCTTTCATCCATCGCGCCGGTGAGCAGCGTGGTCGATTACGTGGTCGAAACGCTGGGCGGGCTGGATATTCTGGTCAACAATGCGGGCATCATCCGCCGCGCCGATGCGGTGGATTTTACCGAGGAAGACTGGGATGCGGTGGTGGACACCAACCTCAAGTCGGTGTTCTTCCTCAGCCAAGCTGCCGGACGTCACATGATCGCCAAGGCCGAAAAGACCGGGCAGCGTGGCAAGATCATCAACATCGCCTCGATGCTCAGCTTTCAGGGCGGCATCCGCGTGCCCAGCTATACCGCAAGCAAGAGCGGCGTGGCGGGGCTGACCAAGCTGCTGGCGTGCGAATGGGCGGCCAAAGGCGTGAACGTGAACGCGATTGCGCCGGGCTATATCGCCACCAATAATACGGCGGCCTTGCAGGCGGACGAAAACCGCAATCGCCAGATCATGGAGCGCATTCCCGAAGGCCGCTGGGGCAGCCCGGAAGACATCGGCGGTGCGGCGGTGTTCCTTGCCAGCAAGGCGGCGGATTATGTGCAGGGCCATATTCTGGCGGTCGATGGCGGCTGGCTGGCGCGATGAGCGGGCGGGTCGTCTGCTTTGGCGAGATGCTGTTGCGCCTGTCACCGCCGGGCGCGCGGATGATGGTGCAGGCGGACAGTCTGGACATGGTGGTCGGCGGGGCGGAAGCCAACGTCGCCGCCGCGCTGGCATCGCTGGGGCATGACACCCGCATGGTCACGCTGCTGCCCGACAGCCCGCTGGGTGATCGGGCGCGCGCGGCGCTGGGTGCTGCGGGCGTGGATACGCGCTTTGTGGTGCGCAGTCGCGGGCGGATGGGCCTGTATTTCATGGAACCGGGGGCGGGGCTTCGGCCATCCTCGATCACCTATGACCGCGCAGGGTCGGCCTTCGCCATGGCCGATGTGGGCGCGTTTGACATGGATGGGGCGCTGGCGGGGGCTGGCCTGCTGCACGTTTCTGGCATCACCCCGGCGCTGGGGCCGAATGGCGTGGCGCTCGCGCGGGCCAGCGTGGCGGCGGCGCGGGCGGCGGGGGTGCCGATCTGCTTTGACGGCAATTACCGCGCGCAGTTGTGGGAAAGCTGGGACAGCGATCCGCGTTCGATCCTGACCGAACTGGTGGGCGCGGCGACGGTGCTGATCGGCAACCACCGCGATATCTC harbors:
- a CDS encoding LacI family DNA-binding transcriptional regulator: MKAKREGKPTINDVARIAGVSKKTVSRVINRSPLLNEATREKVEAVIADLGYVPNPQARALALRRNFLIGLIHDNPNAQMVLGVQEGILSAIRDTEFALVVRPVNRRSPDMLDDVRSFLEQQRLFGVLLLPPISENDDLAALCEELGVSWVRMGSARLDGDEHMVASNDREAVGKAVGYLIERGHRHIGFVAGPEGFRSAAEREQGYRDAMAAAGLALDPAVMAEGNYTFETGHAAGERLLAADPRPTAIFASNDEMAAGVLHAAREQGIVVPDALSIVGFDDTAIAAHIWPPLTTVRWPIVAMAKAAALKLIDPADARKQPSHFLSDLIERASVASV
- a CDS encoding RpiB/LacA/LacB family sugar-phosphate isomerase gives rise to the protein MKIALIIENSQAAKSSLVHESLTAVAQPLGHEVFHYGMYTPEDKASLTYVMNGLLTGILLNSGAADFVVTGCGTGMGSMLAANAMPGVFCGLVIDPTDAFLFGQINDGNAISMPYSKGFGWAAELNLQDVYAKLFDGERGLGYPRERAAIMKTNRGILKDLKAASCRDMLTVLKTVDQDLLKATVAGEKFAEYFYANCKDEAIAAYLREVTA
- the kduD gene encoding 2-dehydro-3-deoxy-D-gluconate 5-dehydrogenase KduD, with the translated sequence MMSSFDLSGRVAVVTGANTGIGQGIAVALAAAGADIAAVGRTPAEETAALVRGLGRKCELVGADLSSIAPVSSVVDYVVETLGGLDILVNNAGIIRRADAVDFTEEDWDAVVDTNLKSVFFLSQAAGRHMIAKAEKTGQRGKIINIASMLSFQGGIRVPSYTASKSGVAGLTKLLACEWAAKGVNVNAIAPGYIATNNTAALQADENRNRQIMERIPEGRWGSPEDIGGAAVFLASKAADYVQGHILAVDGGWLAR
- a CDS encoding sugar kinase is translated as MSGRVVCFGEMLLRLSPPGARMMVQADSLDMVVGGAEANVAAALASLGHDTRMVTLLPDSPLGDRARAALGAAGVDTRFVVRSRGRMGLYFMEPGAGLRPSSITYDRAGSAFAMADVGAFDMDGALAGAGLLHVSGITPALGPNGVALARASVAAARAAGVPICFDGNYRAQLWESWDSDPRSILTELVGAATVLIGNHRDISLLLGKAFSGDGAERRREAVDAAFAAFPNLELVASTARHVVSSDHHRIAARVDTRKGKHQTAEIDVTGIVDRIGTGDAYAAGVLHQWLTGGDEQAMAECGLALAALKHSLPGDFCLIGQAELAAFSAEGGDVRR